A region from the Polaribacter sp. Hel1_33_78 genome encodes:
- a CDS encoding phosphoribosyltransferase: protein MFKDRKDAGIQLAKKLIGYKNKNVVVLAIPRGGLPLGAIVAEALNAPLDIVLTKKIGHPLNKEFAIGAVSLQGKYVADSAEATHRYIEEETRRIRKILRQRQDQYYKNFAPKILKDKIVIVVDDGVATGSTILATVSLIKEEEPSKIVVAFPVGSSSAINRLYNSPFIDEVVCIEVPKHFNAVGQFYRNFNPVLDKKAMQILKESNKHFIVSKYE, encoded by the coding sequence ATGTTTAAGGATAGAAAAGATGCAGGAATACAATTAGCTAAAAAATTAATTGGCTACAAAAACAAGAATGTTGTTGTCTTGGCTATCCCAAGAGGAGGACTTCCTTTAGGAGCAATAGTTGCAGAAGCGCTTAACGCTCCTTTAGATATTGTTTTAACAAAGAAAATTGGTCATCCACTTAATAAAGAGTTTGCCATTGGGGCGGTAAGTCTTCAGGGTAAATATGTAGCAGACTCGGCGGAAGCAACACATAGATATATAGAAGAAGAAACACGACGTATTCGGAAAATATTACGACAACGACAGGATCAATATTATAAAAATTTTGCCCCTAAGATTCTTAAAGATAAAATTGTTATTGTTGTTGATGATGGGGTTGCGACTGGAAGTACAATACTGGCAACGGTATCATTAATAAAGGAAGAAGAACCTTCAAAGATTGTGGTGGCGTTTCCCGTTGGGTCATCTTCGGCTATTAATAGACTTTATAATTCACCTTTTATAGATGAGGTTGTTTGCATAGAAGTTCCCAAACATTTTAATGCAGTGGGTCAGTTTTACAGGAATTTTAATCCAGTATTAGATAAAAAAGCAATGCAAATCCTTAAAGAATCAAACAAACATTTTATAGTATCTAAATATGAATAA
- a CDS encoding DUF2267 domain-containing protein, with product MALNFNQYAAEGNTFLKQYAKELGLSENPERAGRVLMSILHGLRYIISTEESLQFIAQLPMFLKAVYVNGWSSKMKKEKVKNIEGFIDLIRSFNGKTAMSDFELDEIAEDYIDKTFLMLKRYVSPGEIEDIRGEVPKALKRIIFNHIFI from the coding sequence ATGGCACTTAATTTTAATCAATATGCAGCAGAAGGAAATACTTTTCTTAAACAATATGCTAAAGAGCTTGGTCTTTCAGAGAACCCAGAAAGAGCAGGTCGTGTGTTGATGTCTATTTTACATGGTTTACGTTATATTATTTCTACCGAAGAGTCATTGCAGTTTATTGCGCAACTTCCTATGTTTTTAAAGGCTGTTTATGTGAACGGGTGGTCTAGTAAAATGAAGAAAGAAAAGGTGAAAAACATCGAGGGTTTTATTGACCTCATCAGATCGTTCAATGGTAAAACCGCTATGTCTGATTTTGAATTAGACGAAATTGCTGAAGATTATATTGATAAGACGTTTTTAATGTTAAAGCGATATGTTTCACCAGGAGAGATAGAGGATATTAGAGGAGAAGTGCCTAAGGCATTAAAAAGAATTATTTTTAATCATATTTTCATATAG
- a CDS encoding OmpA family protein, translating to MKTITLISVTMLFLLTACVSQKKYSELQNSAELCETNLKNISNERLILENNLANEKSKSKALEQQIKYFKSTNTNLLDRLSDLSVVSKSGAESIKKSLEALGAQNSYIKDLTSSMQKKDSLNLTLVMNLKRSLDYFDDEDINIEIKKGVVYVSISDKMLFRSGSFSINDSAKEVIGKIASIVNDHNELDILIEGHTDTVPIKTFCIEDNWDLSTKRATAIVRLMQTDFNVQPERMSAGGRSEYVPKATNETPEGRALNRRTEIIILPKLDQFFNLLTPPAATSVD from the coding sequence ATGAAAACCATAACCTTAATAAGCGTGACAATGCTGTTTTTATTGACCGCTTGTGTGAGTCAAAAAAAATACTCAGAACTTCAAAACAGCGCAGAACTTTGCGAAACTAATCTCAAAAATATTTCTAATGAACGTCTAATATTAGAAAATAATCTAGCAAATGAAAAGAGTAAATCCAAAGCGCTCGAGCAGCAAATAAAGTATTTTAAAAGTACAAATACAAACCTTTTAGACAGGCTTTCAGACCTTTCGGTAGTAAGTAAGTCGGGAGCCGAGAGTATTAAAAAATCTTTGGAAGCTTTGGGTGCACAGAACTCCTATATAAAAGATTTAACGAGCTCTATGCAAAAAAAGGATTCACTTAATCTGACTTTGGTAATGAATTTGAAACGATCTTTAGACTATTTCGATGACGAGGATATAAATATTGAGATAAAAAAGGGAGTTGTTTATGTTTCTATTTCGGATAAAATGCTTTTTAGATCGGGAAGTTTTAGTATAAACGATTCAGCAAAAGAGGTTATTGGAAAAATAGCAAGTATTGTGAATGATCATAATGAGTTAGATATTTTGATTGAGGGGCATACAGATACAGTTCCTATTAAAACATTCTGTATCGAAGATAATTGGGATTTAAGTACTAAAAGAGCAACGGCTATTGTACGCTTAATGCAAACTGATTTTAATGTACAACCCGAACGAATGAGTGCTGGTGGACGCTCAGAATACGTGCCAAAAGCAACAAATGAAACTCCTGAAGGAAGAGCACTTAATCGTAGAACAGAGATTATCATCCTTCCTAAACTAGATCAGTTTTTTAATTTGTTAACACCACCAGCAGCAACATCTGTAGATTAA